GACCAAAAGTTTTAGAACACATGGTCGATGTTGTTTTAAACTTTGATGGTGATAGAAACCATCTTTTCAGGCTATTGAGAGCTAATAAAAACCGTTTCGGTTCCACCGCAGAAATAGGAATCTACGAAATGGTTTCTCAAGGTTTAAAAGAAATAAAAAATCCTTCCGAAATCTTAATTACCAAAAAATTTGAAGAACTTTCAGGAAATTCTGTAGCAGTAACTTTGGAAGGAAACCGACCGATGCTTCTTGAAATTCAGGCATTGGTAAGTACCGCAGTTTATGGAACTCCGCAAAGAAGCTGCACCGGTTTTGATTCTAAAAGATTAAATATGCTTTTGGCTGTTCTTGAAAAAAGAGCAGGTTTTCAATTGGGTGCAAAAGACGTCTTCTTAAATATTACCGGAGGAATTAAGACTGATGATCCGGCTTTAGATTTAGCAGTTGTCGCTTCTATTCTTTCATCAAATGAAGACATTGCAATTTCTGAACACTTCTGTTTTGCAGGCGAAATTGGCTTGAGTGGAGAAATTCGCCCTGTAGCACAGGTTGAACAAAGAATTACCGAGGCAGAAAAATTAGGTTATGAGAAAATTTTTGTTTCTAATTTAAATAAAATTCCAAAAAGAAAATTTGGGATCAAGATTGAAGAAGTGAGTAAGGTTGAGGATTTTCATGAAAGATTATTTTAATAAAAAATTATTACATTTACACACAATAAAACTCTAAACCTGAGACAATTATGAAAAATAAAATTACTTTCTTAATGCTGTTCTGCAGTATTGTAATTTTTTCTCAAAACAAGATTTTCCAAAACACAATCAGTG
Above is a genomic segment from Chryseobacterium mulctrae containing:
- the radA gene encoding DNA repair protein RadA, with amino-acid sequence MAKLKTAYFCQNCGSQYPQWTGQCKNCLEWNTLVEEIVEKTSSKTPPFSKTKQNVINIIEVEAVEEPRIKTPSDELNRVLGGGIVLGSVTLIGGEPGIGKSTLLLQLALKMKKKIFYVSGEESASQIKMRADRLADVKNPNCFLYTETSLEKILHEAKKLEPDFVIIDSIQTLQSQLIESSPGTVSQIRECSNEIIKYAKENNVPVFLVGHITKDGQIAGPKVLEHMVDVVLNFDGDRNHLFRLLRANKNRFGSTAEIGIYEMVSQGLKEIKNPSEILITKKFEELSGNSVAVTLEGNRPMLLEIQALVSTAVYGTPQRSCTGFDSKRLNMLLAVLEKRAGFQLGAKDVFLNITGGIKTDDPALDLAVVASILSSNEDIAISEHFCFAGEIGLSGEIRPVAQVEQRITEAEKLGYEKIFVSNLNKIPKRKFGIKIEEVSKVEDFHERLF